The sequence TTTTTTGCCTTCCAATTTTTCGCTTTGATATTTTTCCGGAAAAACGACGCTAAATTCTTTTTCCTCGCCTTCTTTTAATCCGATTAAATTATCTTCAAACCCGGGAACAAATCGCGACTCGCCGATAATGAGAGGGTGTTTTTTACCTCCTCCGTTTTCCACTTTTTCTCCGTTGAGAGAGGCATCAAAATCTATTTCCAACCGGTCGCCTTTTTGGGACGCTTCTTTGGTTGTGATAAATTTCGCTTTTTGTTTCCGCAATTTTTCCAATTCTCCGTCTACCTGCTTATCTTTAATTTTAACTTTCTCTAATTTAAATTTTATTTTTTTGTAATCCGAAAGTTTAACTTCGGGCAAAACCGTCACAACCGCCTTGTATTCCAAGGGGTTGCCTGGCGCGATTTTAGTAATCGCGATTTCGGGCGAGCCGATAACTTCCAAATTGTTTTCTTTGAGCACTTGCGGATATGTTTCTCTAATCGCAATTTCGCCCGCTTCTTGGCATACTCCCATTTCGCCGATATGTTGCTTAACAATATCAGCCGGAGTTTTCCCCGGGCGAAATCCATCAACTTTTATTTGTTTTGAAATTTCCGATAACGCTTTTTGGGTGTATCCCTCCATTTTTTCGGCTGAAATTTCCACTTCAATTTCTTTTTGCGACTTAGGTAAATCTTTAATTTGTGTTTTCATAATAGTTTCTTATTCAAAAGCGGGGCGATTTGCTTTTTTCTGGAAACGACTTTTTCCAAAAGCATCGTTCCCCCGCTGATTTTGCCGCCAAAGACGGCTTTTGCTAATTTTTCTTCTCTGTCTCCTAAAAGATAAAGATGGGTTTCTTCTTTGAGAATATCAACGACGCCGAAAAAAAGATAGTCCAGCCCGTCTTTCTTTTTCTTCTTTTTCAGCGCGTCCATCATCACCGCTTTCTTTTCGTTGACGCTCGCGGCGTCCACGGTCTCCCAAACGCCGATGCCGACTTTGCTTTTGCCCATCTGATAGAATTTATAGTCCTTCTCAATAATTTCCTCTGTTTTAACGCCCTTCAAAGATGATTTCGCCTTAAACATATCCTCCGCCAGTTTTTTAATATTTATCTTCGCTATTTTATTTAATTCTTTGACGATTTTTTTATCCTCCTCTGTTGTCGTCGGCGAATTAAAAAACAAAGTATCGGAAACAATCGCGGCAATCATTAAAAAGGATACATCTGCGGTTATCTTTATTCTCTTTTCTAAAAGGATTTTATAGAGAACGGAACAAGAGGACCCCAACGGCTCCACTCGGCTGTAAATCGGTTTCGCCGATTTTAGACCGCCTAAATTGTGATGGTCAATGACCGCGATTAAATTATTTTCATCCACTCCCTGAATGATTTGGCTCGGCTCGGTCGTGTCAACTAAAATCACTTTTTCCGTTTTGACTTCATTAATTTTTGACGGCAAAGCGATTTTCGTCGTTTTAGGCAAAAGGTCTAAAATGAATTTCGTTTCGTTATTCAAATCCCCCGCTCTTTTCGCTTCCGCCTCAACGCCAAAAATCTTCTCGCCATAAAAAGCGGCAACCGCCGCCGCGACAACCGAATCCGTATCAGGACACAAATGCCCCAAAACAATTGTCTTATTTTTCATAAACCTATATTACATAATTCTGGTCTTTCGGTCAACGGACATCCGGGGACAGTCCCCGCGGCAGGGACTGTCCCCTTGTTTTTTTTGTGGTATAATACAATCATGGTGGATAAAAATAAATTCGGCTTTCGTAAAGCCGAATGGGAAATTATGAAAAAGAATGATGGAGGGATAATTGAATTGGAGGAGGAGAGGGCGAGAAAGAAGGCGGCTGTTCGGGAGAGGAAGAAGAAACCGAAGATGAAGGTCTCGGGAAAGAGCGTCTTTGGGTTGCAGAAGATTATGCGCAAGCATCAGGGGGCTGCCCCCGCCGCGGGGGCAGCCCCCAAATTCCCTTAACTCCTTGACCTGTTTTTTGTTCTGTGATAAATTACATATAGTTGAAATGAAGTTTATTGTTCAAATTTTAATTAATGCTTTGGCTATTTTCTTAGCCGACTATTTAGTGCCTGGATTTAATTTTGAAGGCGATATTTTAGCGTTTTTAATTGCTGGGTTAGTTTTGGGATTAATTAATATTTTTGTCCGCCCCATTCTCCGCTTTATTTCAACCCCTTTAATTGTTTTAAGTTTAGGACTCTTTATTTTAATTATTAACATTATTTTACTTTGGCTCGCTGAATATTTTTTGCCCGAATTAACGATTGTTGGATTTTGGGCATATTTCTGGGGCATCTTGATTATCAGCGCGCTTAATATGGTTTTTGGACCAGGAAAGAAAAAAGAGGATTAAAAATCTTATGGAACTTACTTTATCAATTATTCAAATTGTGATCGCTTTGTCTTTAATTACAACCATTCTTCTCCAACAGAGAGGCGCGGGTGGCGCGGGGATTTTTGGCGGAAGCGGAGGCGGAGGCGGATATTATGCTAAAAGGGGTTTTGAAAAAATCCTTTTTACATCTTCTATTATTTTATCTTGTTTATTTATCGTGACTGCGTTTGTTAACTTGTTGATTTAGCGGTCATTATTTCTATTCGTACTCAATTGAACAAATTAATATCTCTTTTTAAGAGAACTATTAAAGCGCCTGGCGGACGGTGGCCGAGTTGGCGCCAGTTATCGTGTTGGCTTAAAGTTTTGCCTCGCAGGGAGCGGTGGCTTGCTCGCGGTTTTTCTTTTGTTATTATCGCTTCCATCGCCGCCTTGTTTTTCAGCGCCTATTGGTTCCAAACCCAAAGCGTCCCAAAGTCGGGCGGAAAATACACGGAAGGTATTTTGGGCCAGCCCCGATATATCAATCCTGTCTTGGCGCAAACCAACGACGCGGACCGCGATTTGGTTCGTCTTGTTTTTTCAGGCCTATTTAAATACGACGGGCAAGGCAATCTTATCCCCGACCTCGCGCGCGACTATACGGTTGAAACCGACGGACTAACATACAATGTTTTTCTTAAAGAAAATGTTTTTTGGCACAATGGCGAACCACTCAAAGCCGACGATGTCATTTTCACTATTAAAACCATTCAAAACCCTGAATACAGAAGTCCGCTTAAGGTTAATT is a genomic window of Patescibacteria group bacterium containing:
- a CDS encoding manganese-dependent inorganic pyrophosphatase yields the protein MKNKTIVLGHLCPDTDSVVAAAVAAFYGEKIFGVEAEAKRAGDLNNETKFILDLLPKTTKIALPSKINEVKTEKVILVDTTEPSQIIQGVDENNLIAVIDHHNLGGLKSAKPIYSRVEPLGSSCSVLYKILLEKRIKITADVSFLMIAAIVSDTLFFNSPTTTEEDKKIVKELNKIAKINIKKLAEDMFKAKSSLKGVKTEEIIEKDYKFYQMGKSKVGIGVWETVDAASVNEKKAVMMDALKKKKKKDGLDYLFFGVVDILKEETHLYLLGDREEKLAKAVFGGKISGGTMLLEKVVSRKKQIAPLLNKKLL
- a CDS encoding phage holin family protein, with the translated sequence MKFIVQILINALAIFLADYLVPGFNFEGDILAFLIAGLVLGLINIFVRPILRFISTPLIVLSLGLFILIINIILLWLAEYFLPELTIVGFWAYFWGILIISALNMVFGPGKKKED
- the tig gene encoding trigger factor, which translates into the protein MKTQIKDLPKSQKEIEVEISAEKMEGYTQKALSEISKQIKVDGFRPGKTPADIVKQHIGEMGVCQEAGEIAIRETYPQVLKENNLEVIGSPEIAITKIAPGNPLEYKAVVTVLPEVKLSDYKKIKFKLEKVKIKDKQVDGELEKLRKQKAKFITTKEASQKGDRLEIDFDASLNGEKVENGGGKKHPLIIGESRFVPGFEDNLIGLKEGEEKEFSVVFPEKYQSEKLEGKKVDFRVKVCLVQKVELPKIDDEFAKSFGEFKDLESLKKDIKKWLEREAETKARGELREKIIGQVIKESEMDVPELLLEEELNLMMKELQNSVERTGIKFDDYLKKTKANKDEIRKGWHQNAENRVKFNLIIREINKLEKIEVDEKELEEQAEQMLKAYANNPDLAEKVNPEAVREYIRETMIKEKIFQILESASTNNA
- the secG gene encoding preprotein translocase subunit SecG, which translates into the protein MELTLSIIQIVIALSLITTILLQQRGAGGAGIFGGSGGGGGYYAKRGFEKILFTSSIILSCLFIVTAFVNLLI